The Haloarcula rubripromontorii region GCCGGGACCGCCGCCGGGCCCGAGAAACGCGAACTCGACGTTGGCCAGTACGACGCCGACCAGCGCCGCGAGCGTCGGAATCGTGGCCGCCTCCGGGACATCAGACCGCGGCAACACACTCGCGATGGCGTAGGCGAACCCGCCGCCGACAACCGGTGTCAGGACCCAGACGGCACCGATCTGCTGGTACTTCCCCCAGACGGGGGTGCCACCGAGGGCCATCCCGACACCGATGATTGCGCCGGTCACAGTAAACGCAGTGGCAATGGGGTAGCCGGTGTAGATGCCGACGGCCATGAGTCCAGCGCCGGCCAGCAGCGCAACGATGACCCCCGTAGCGGGGAGAGTGACGCCGCCGACGAGGCCGCGTCCGACCGCTTCAGAGACGTTCGACCCTTGTGTTACCGCCCCTGCCAGCCCGAAGATGCCGACAACAAACGCCGCCCGCATCGTCGAGATGGCGTTGGCACCGACAGCGGGCGCGAAGGGTGTTGCGCCGCTAGAACCGGCCCCGATGACCCACGACATGAACAGGCTCGCGAGACCGGCAATCAAGAAGAGCGCGAGAAGCTGGAGTTCCATTGTCAAACCCGTAGGTGAGATTCAGTCCGCTCCCGTGGGAGACGGGTCGACGTCATCGGTCGCACGGCTTCGCCACCAGCCCTGCAGGTACGCACCGATAAACATCCCCGCGAGCGCCCACAGGATGGTCACGTTGCCGATACCGAGGCTGGCGTATGCGGCACCCGGACAGATCCCGGAGAGCCCCCAGCCGACGCCGAATATCGCACCACCGACTAGCACGTTCCGATCGAAAGACTTCAACCGACGTTCGAACGGGTCGCCGGTCAGCGGCGCCCGGTCCAGCACGCGCGGCATGACGAAGAACACGATTCCCGTCACGGCCGCGCCGCCGAACATCACGAACAGCAGGCCGAAGTCCTCGAACTGGAGGAAGTTCAGCACAACCTCGGGGCGGGCCATGTGGCTGTAGCCGAGGCCGAAGCCGAAGATGAGCCCGCCGACCAGCACGAGTGGCATGAACAGCGGATGTCGGTCCGTCGCTGTCGCCACTACGGCGTCACCCCCAGTGCAGCAACGACCTGTGCAGTCAGTATCGCGACCAGCAGGAAGGCGAGCACACCCGCCAGGGACGTTTTCGAGGCCGACCC contains the following coding sequences:
- a CDS encoding YeeE/YedE family protein; protein product: MPLVLVGGLIFGFGLGYSHMARPEVVLNFLQFEDFGLLFVMFGGAAVTGIVFFVMPRVLDRAPLTGDPFERRLKSFDRNVLVGGAIFGVGWGLSGICPGAAYASLGIGNVTILWALAGMFIGAYLQGWWRSRATDDVDPSPTGAD